The Melitaea cinxia chromosome 22, ilMelCinx1.1, whole genome shotgun sequence genome segment CCCAAGGATCATACTCCTCAAAATCTTACAGAAATCGATATTCATGATATTTCATATGCGTACTGGAATAAGATGCTTGCTGAACTAGGACGCGAGAAAGATGCTCTTGTAATGATGAACTTTTTTGTCAAGACGGtagtaaaattaagtaaaatacagTTTCAAACTCCagttattcaaaaattttttcatgaaacaaaaaaaattgacttaatATTGGTAGAATCTTGGGTACgtccatttttaattttttctcatatatataATGCACCTGTAATCGAATTTAGCTCTTTAGGCAGCTACAGTTTCAATTTGGATATAGTAGGCGCTAAAACACATCCCTTTCTTTATCCTGATCTGTTTCATAGAAGGATTTACAATATGACTGTATGGGAAAAgataaatgaattatatttacactattcgataaacagtatttttgtaaaaataaaacctttagaaaatgaaatattgagGGAAATTTTTGGTCCAAGCGCACCTAGTATAGACGACATAAGACAGAACGTTcagatgttatttttaaatgtacatcCTATTTGGGATTTCAACCGACCAGTTCCACCAAATGTAGTGTATTTGGGAGGCCTGCATCAGAAACCACAACGTGACCTACCTCAGGTGAGATAAAGACATTATATGAGTATtgagtaattataaataagacataactaattcatttatttataatattattgaaatttcttaactttaaaaatacaatttcagGATTTGAAATCTTACCTCGATTCTTCAACAAATggtgttatatatataagttttggTACAAATGTCAAACCTTCAATGCTTCCGGCGGAAAAGTTAAAGATATTTACTGATGTATTTTCTAAACTTCCTTACGATGTGTTGTGGAAGTGGGATAATGATGAGATTCCAGGACGTTCGAAAAACGTAAGGATTTCAAAATGGTTACCACAATCTGATCTGCTACGTGAgtcaatttgttatttaaaatataagtagtcaatatttaaactaaacattaatttttatttcaaattttatatcaGGACACCCGAAAATCAAGCTATTTATAACACAAGGAGGCTTACAGTCAACGGATGAAGCTATCACTGCAGGAGTTCCTCTGATTGGTGTACCGATGCTAGGAGACCAATGGTTTAATGTTGAGCATTATGTAAAGTTAAATATAGGCGAAcgtattttaatagataaaatgACAGAAGATGAGCTAATAATCACTATTACAAAAGTAATTAACAATAAGAGGTaagaaaaaacagaaaatataatCTGTTTACCCTTTTTCAAACAAGTTCTGAGTTAGCAAAAATATACCTTTTGAGTGTTATCGTatcactaaataatattttttcaatctaaaatacgatttattaaaaaatctataaactACTTTTATAATGGTTAAAAAGTCCatgtttaataaaacacttttttcggattttatcgcggtttattgttaacaaaaaagttgcgtcctcatcgcagtgaacgtgtgaaaccagccaccgtcgaacgagtacctgctgtgctaccttttatgaaaggggtcactgacaagattggcttcatcttaaagcgagcttctataaaaacttttttcaagccgccaaaaacgataagtcaatttttaccatctgtcaagtgtcatatacccttacaagatgcaggagtatacaagcttgattgtgactgtggtctctcttatataggacaaacaaaacgatcgatcaaaactcgcgttaaggaacatatagctgacttaaaacatcgtcgctatactaagtctgcaatctgtgaacacagtctagacacagctagccattatattagattcgataaaccacagatcctcgcaaaagaacaccgattccaaccaaggatgatccgtgaggctattgaaattaaaaaacatccaaatttcaatagagaagatggctggcaattaccacctgcttgggaccccattattaatataattaaatcaaaaaccaagcataattcaccacagattgaagactcaattagcacattctgcgtagataggactatataagatattgatgtatgtcgggtagtttcgaataactttgtaacgttgggacgtctgacacctcagtcctcccgtgaccatggttgctgtaaagtatccgaaacgtcgggaatcaaaagttaacaataaaccgcgataaaatccgaaaaaagtgttttattaaatgagtaaaattcgcgtaaacattagaaaacaataagtcCATGTTTAATGATTTCCCAAAAATTCAAACAATTTCTCCCGATGTCTTTCTTCTCTGCGTAGCACGATAGCACCTTTTAGATTCATACACCACtttaaaagttcttttttttatatcgagtCGGATTTAAGAAATATCGAAAATCTATATTTTCTATCAAGTCGTAGTGTTGAGACAATTCGCTTAAACCTGTGACaccccactattgggcataggcctctttctccacgtagagaAGGATTGGTGTCCATGACAGGAACCAGGCCCGatagcttaacatgctctccaagGCAAAATGGAAAAACCTAACAAGTACAGACGCTTAGACTGGaaagaaaaattgttaaaaatacaaatattcactccgaccagaaatcgaacccgcaccgCCGAGGTGTAGGCGCCAACGCGGTACGCGCACCACTAGACCTTAGAGCGCTTATCGTGGTCccaattggtacatccagtaaaaatttatgagacaacacacaaaaaaatagagACAGATAcgactaattatttatttcacttatttCTTTATAACCGTTTTCCCgctttgttgtttattttcagcTATCGAGAAAATATAGTAAAGCTGAGCAACATTATGAATGACCAACCCCAGAAACCGCTGGAGCGCGCCGTGTGGTGGACGGAGCACGTGCTGCGTCACGGCGGACGACACCTGCGCGCGTCCGGTGCGGGCGTCAGCCGGACCGAGTACTACGAGCTGGAACTGGTGTTACTACTGATAGCTTCTCTTGCAGTAGTTTCCATTGCCACTGTATTAGCGACATGTTTTATTGTCAATACCATAAGACGTTACATCCGTGTTAAAGTTAaggttaattaataa includes the following:
- the LOC123664528 gene encoding UDP-glycosyltransferase UGT5-like, with amino-acid sequence MNMLKMFKLIFSLSFLIVGIKSAKILGIFPIPSISHQVVFRPVMQELAKLGHEVTVITTDPAFPKDHTPQNLTEIDIHDISYAYWNKMLAELGREKDALVMMNFFVKTVVKLSKIQFQTPVIQKFFHETKKIDLILVESWVRPFLIFSHIYNAPVIEFSSLGSYSFNLDIVGAKTHPFLYPDLFHRRIYNMTVWEKINELYLHYSINSIFVKIKPLENEILREIFGPSAPSIDDIRQNVQMLFLNVHPIWDFNRPVPPNVVYLGGLHQKPQRDLPQDLKSYLDSSTNGVIYISFGTNVKPSMLPAEKLKIFTDVFSKLPYDVLWKWDNDEIPGRSKNVRISKWLPQSDLLRHPKIKLFITQGGLQSTDEAITAGVPLIGVPMLGDQWFNVEHYVKLNIGERILIDKMTEDELIITITKVINNKSYRENIVKLSNIMNDQPQKPLERAVWWTEHVLRHGGRHLRASGAGVSRTEYYELELVLLLIASLAVVSIATVLATCFIVNTIRRYIRVKVKVN